Proteins encoded together in one Falco peregrinus isolate bFalPer1 chromosome 2, bFalPer1.pri, whole genome shotgun sequence window:
- the CD8B gene encoding T-cell surface glycoprotein CD8 beta chain isoform X1, which translates to MARLWLHLCICLQIPGFCTNLLLLQTPERILAQTNNKTEMLCEVKKDHTGVYWYRWSQERQNFEFLLFSNLLGKATYGTNIREDKFSVQGVRSHSSYSLHISHLHASDNGTYYCSISQSSQLLLGSGTWLGVVDVLPLPLKTTQAPPLKKPVRCITESKTTSMKGVCSPLVWVPLATSILLLLLSLVPITHHLHRLRRRLWLRAHRQ; encoded by the exons ATGGCCCGGCTGTGGCTCCATCTCTGCATCTGCCTCCAGATCCCAG GTTTCTGTACAAATCTACTTTTACTCCAGACTCCAGAGCGTATTTTAGCCCAAACtaacaataaaacagaaatgctttgtgAGGTGAAGAAGGACCATACTGGGGTGTACTGGTACCGCTGGAGCCAGGAGAGGCAAAATTTCGAGTTCTTGCTATTTTCCAACCTGTTGGGCAAAGCCACGTATGGCACAAACATCAGAGAAGACAAGTTTAGTGTCCAGGGAGTGAGGTCCCACAGCTCCTACAGCCTGCACATCAGCCACCTCCATGCCTCAGACAACGGCACCTATTACTGCTCCATCTCCCAgtcctcccagctcctcctgggcaGCGGGACATGGCTTGGTGTGG TAGATGTTTTGCCTCTGCCTCTGAAGACCACTCAGGCACCACCCTTGAAAAAACCCGTGCGGTGCATAACCGAAAGCAAAACTACCAGCATGAAAG GTGTCTGCAGCCCCCTGGTCTGGGTCCCACTGGCCACCAgcatcctgctcctcctgctgaGTCTCGTCCCCATCACCCACCACCTCCACC GTCTGCGGCGGAGGCTGTGGCTTCGTGCCCACAGGCAGTAA
- the LOC106112703 gene encoding uncharacterized protein LOC106112703, with product MMTDIVSNWKLEQFVLQKCLPPIWSPGAFQGPDAYQQLCQQWESWSEENKKPKPTNKCKKRAALQGLLMVGRELSKLLKEALENVQTLELAKGELKMQVDNLRAEVQGLCGDSLRSAVEITRLESKLGYEKLKTEELEKEVGKWIGETHDAQSAVRAVLQDVQRDRGTGPDHKVCHAKIQELQAELGVSRGIVAAIQGKRSRFGNSEGEDSLDPHPPHYDYEDDVWGTSGPTRPSPYAPLREEMCQLQGGEVEASKTKKVPHDEPASHGPLQAIDTNRTVLWFTPEQLKTVGKMLGPLTKETAVNWLSRAQRLPRCQNGNLVSDLIDIVRKCMKPDDFAALPGDVQMGNVQDIRDVQLAVLKVFFPEVNPLVLFHQEKQNPEERPDAYINRKKMLYQMAGLPGSKESPLDFDRPEFKEPLVVGLTPPLRVIAGGDAARKPLMELEQILTQNFELQKQAFPGYMLGGKKGKTSATSFQNAGVRKMQGDNRKDPDGKGCSGKENQQGLRFQKSNPWRAELRKRLIKYEKQEDIDGLPDAELFRKLALHEAKKHSSSNPIDPGSKAQQ from the coding sequence ATGATGACCGATATTGTTAGCAATTGGaagctggagcagtttgtgctCCAGAAATGTCTCCCTCCAATTTGGTCCCCAGGGGCCTTCCAGGGCCCAGACGCGTaccagcagctgtgccagcagtggGAGAGCTGGTCGGAGGAGaacaaaaagcccaaacccacaaacaagTGCAAGAAGCGGGCGGCTTTGCAGGGTTTGTTGATGGTGGGCAGGGAGTTGTCTAAATTACTGAAGGAGGCTCTTGAGAATGTGCAGACGTTGGAGCTGGCTAAGGGTGAGCTGAAAATGCAGGTGGACAACCTGCGGGCAGAGGTGCAGGGGTTGTGTGGGGACTCTTTGCGGAGCGCAGTGGAGATTACCCGGCTGGAGAGCAAGCTGGGCtatgagaagctgaaaacagAGGAGTTGGAGAAAGAGGTTGGCAAGTGGATTGGGGAGACCCACGATGCGCAGAGCGCGGTGCGGGCAGTCCTGCAGGACGTCCAGCGGGACCGGGGCACTGGCCCTGATCACAAGGTCTGCCACGCCAAGattcaggagctgcaggcagagctgggggtgtCCAGGGGTATCGTGGCTGCCATCCAAGGCAAGAGGAGCCGGTTCGGGAACAGTGAGGGGGAGGATTCCCTGGACCCGCACCCGCCCCACTATGACTATGAGGACGATGTGTGGGGTACGAGTGGCCCCACCAGGCCATCCCCCTATGCTCCTCTGCGGGAGGAAATGTGCCAGCTGCAAGGAGGGGAGGTGGAGGCTTCCAAAACTAAAAAGGTCCCCCATGATGAGCCAGCTAGCCACGGCCCGCTCCAGGCCATAGACACCAACAGGACCGTGCTCTGGTTTACCCCTGAGCAGCTCAAGACGGTGGGGAAGATGCTGGGGCCATTAACGAAAGAGACAGCTGTCAACTGGCTCTCCAGGGCCCAGCGGCTGCCCAGGTGCCAGAATGGCAACTTGGTGAGCGACCTGATAGACATAGTGAGAAAGTGCATGAAACCAGATGATTTTGCAGCACTGCCGGGGGACGTGCAGATGGGCAATGTCCAGGACATCAGGGATGTTCAGTTGGCTGTGCTGAAGGTGTTCTTCCCGGAGGTTAACCCCTTAGTGCTCTTCCACCAGGAGAAGCAAAACCCCGAGGAGCGGCCAGATGCCTACATTAACCGTAAGAAGATGCTCTACCAGAtggctgggctgcctggctcaAAGGAGTCCCCCCTTGATTTTGACAGGCCTGAATTCAAGGAGCCACTGGTGGTGGGGTTGACCCCCCCATTGCGGGTGATTGCTGGTGGGGATGCGGCCAGAAAGCCGCtgatggagctggagcagaTCCTGACACAGAATTTtgagctgcaaaagcaggcatTCCCGGGGTACATGCtgggggggaagaaagggaaaacctCGGCCACATCCTTCCAAAATGCAGGGGTGAGAAAAATGCAAGGGGACAACCGAAAAGATCCTGATGGCAAGGGCTGTTCTGGGAAGGAGAACCAGCAGGGGCTGCGGTTTCAGAAATCCAACCCTTGGCGGGCTGAGCTGAGGAAGCGTTTGATAAAATATGAGAAGCAGGAGGATATTGATGGCTTGCCGGATGCGGAGCTCTTCCGCAAACTGGCCCTGCACGAGGccaaaaagcacagcagctcaAACCCCATTGACCCAGGGTCTAAGGCCCAGCAATAG
- the CD8B gene encoding T-cell surface glycoprotein CD8 beta chain isoform X2 — translation MARLWLHLCICLQIPGFCTNLLLLQTPERILAQTNNKTEMLCEVKKDHTGVYWYRWSQERQNFEFLLFSNLLGKATYGTNIREDKFSVQGVRSHSSYSLHISHLHASDNGTYYCSISQSSQLLLGSGTWLGVDVLPLPLKTTQAPPLKKPVRCITESKTTSMKGVCSPLVWVPLATSILLLLLSLVPITHHLHRLRRRLWLRAHRQ, via the exons ATGGCCCGGCTGTGGCTCCATCTCTGCATCTGCCTCCAGATCCCAG GTTTCTGTACAAATCTACTTTTACTCCAGACTCCAGAGCGTATTTTAGCCCAAACtaacaataaaacagaaatgctttgtgAGGTGAAGAAGGACCATACTGGGGTGTACTGGTACCGCTGGAGCCAGGAGAGGCAAAATTTCGAGTTCTTGCTATTTTCCAACCTGTTGGGCAAAGCCACGTATGGCACAAACATCAGAGAAGACAAGTTTAGTGTCCAGGGAGTGAGGTCCCACAGCTCCTACAGCCTGCACATCAGCCACCTCCATGCCTCAGACAACGGCACCTATTACTGCTCCATCTCCCAgtcctcccagctcctcctgggcaGCGGGACATGGCTTGGTGTGG ATGTTTTGCCTCTGCCTCTGAAGACCACTCAGGCACCACCCTTGAAAAAACCCGTGCGGTGCATAACCGAAAGCAAAACTACCAGCATGAAAG GTGTCTGCAGCCCCCTGGTCTGGGTCCCACTGGCCACCAgcatcctgctcctcctgctgaGTCTCGTCCCCATCACCCACCACCTCCACC GTCTGCGGCGGAGGCTGTGGCTTCGTGCCCACAGGCAGTAA
- the LOC129783914 gene encoding uncharacterized protein LOC129783914: MEGDCDQREWRTSWHHQPCLHCGENAFKFVVAGFVLLSGMCIALSTQRAQPTHQHLRQRVSHPHLEGHLDTWATAKPRVRRYTKIGTDWPWSQAHIKYTGSMGLNSNKGLNLSTVVMHGTEVYLENEWSWDSTNKLPQLLGKVGQEIKVGCRVINGSTHQRVTQISVTELKTKKSQKKNCIVEKLDCWCNFTLVQPVFVVCLWAHNSVGLSFKFKISMMTHSFAAVKISKCHFLAWHAAQYAEVGNQVKLEIKYSQESITDPKQIDGTTMTVAAPNSHKWVVPVNCLRKSKTLNASELGAEASWYNQDYGHCPHRVINLQVWCQGNLSVEMSPELGGKWWIGGPEGFKKELTIVAVLRPFVSKIGPYVVKQNHIQELLTGPVRSLKKVVLSLSTVNISSVRPHCTPFLSTLHAGWLAWLHSRSIQVTRARRDLLATALGGGGAGLGVLNSMNVEVLANKLEAVTSGVQGLLSPLNSSLANLGMGQWLVSEVLPTWEQISEKDHQMLLRALGIEQNNISLALSCIQAQMWVQSVVAGILRNGDNGVLPTEIRKIVWDAATEKERQLQAWWRLVNFTHDQVLNAVIAHVLTVAEAHIEKVYPIVALGVNTNGSVVYPLDHRMWARVSDGKWQSVDLEACILERGLGFICEDDALKASDVCFDTKEGVCHFEINPQSSNQTVLVYVGKGCVCFRTMCKYVQINEAYNQTVFNDSNMCACNVAVIRGCDFVYKPPVFTSQLLIRNYTLYRSITPTPIGMDLSLVKEMLEHVTLQQLLENAKAEAKKILITVHHDGNVIKQVMERIKRVGEHHWWEVFFGWSPTATGIFNTLLHPVVVLLLIQICVCFAMVVTCYWLRQVKLCIDNQVKDLGLAKRLLP, from the coding sequence atggaaggcGATTGTGACCAGCGGGAATGGCGCACTTCGTGGCATCACCAGCCCTGTTTGCACTGCGGggaaaatgctttcaaatttgTGGTTGCaggatttgttttgctttctggtaTGTGCATAGCGCTGAGCACCCAACGTGCCCAACCCACACACCAGCACCTCAGACAAAGAGTCAGTCATCCCCACTTAGAAGGGCACCTTGACACTTGGGCCACAGCAAAGCCCAGGGTTAGGAGGTACACAAAAATTGGGACTGATTGGCCCTGGTCTCAAGCTCACATAAAATATACAGGCAGCATGGGATTAAATTCTAACAAGGGTTTAAATTTATCGACGGTGGTTATGCATGGGACGGAGGTGTACTTGGAAAATGAGTGGAGCTGGGATAGCACAAACAAActtccacagctgctggggaaggtgggaCAAGAAATAAAGGTAGGGTGCAGGGTGATTAATGGATCCACTCACCAGCGAGTAACTCAAATCTCTGTAACCGAATTAAAAACTAAgaagagtcagaaaaaaaactgtATTGTGGAAAAATTGGATTGTTGGTGCAATTTTACTTTGGTCCAGCCAGTCTTTGTGGTCTGCCTCTGGGCACACAACAGCGTGGGCCTGTCCTTTAAATTCAAGATTAGCATGATGACACATTCCTTTGCTGCCGTTAAAATCTCAAAGTGCCATTTTTTGGCCTGGCACGCAGCCCAATATGCTGAAGTTGGCAACCAGGTGAAATTGGAAATTAAATACTCCCAGGAAAGTATAACCGATCCAAAGCAAATCGATGGCACCACCATGACTGTTGCTGCCCCTAACAGCCACAAGTGGGTTGTGCCAGTAAACTGCCTCCGCAAGAGCAAAACGCTTAATGCATCTGAATTGGGTGCGGAGGCTTCATGGTATAATCAGGATTATGGGCACTGTCCACACCGGGTCATAAACCTCCAGGTGTGGTGCCAAGGAAACCTGAGCGTAGAAATGTCccctgagcttggaggaaaaTGGTGGATAGGAGGCCctgaaggatttaaaaaagaGTTGACCATCGTTGCTGTCTTGCGcccttttgtttccaaaatagGCCCTTATGTAGTCAAGCAAAATCACATCCAAGAGCTGTTGACCGGGCCTGTCCGGTCACTGAAAAAAGTGGTGCTGTCTCTGTCCACCGTTAATATTTCATCTGTCAGACCGCACTGTACCCCCTTCCTATCCACCCTccatgctggctggctggcatggCTCCACAGCCGCTCCATCCAGGTGACCCGGGCCAGgagggacctgctggccacggcactgggaggaggaggtgccGGACTGGGAGTCCTCAACAGTATGAATGTTGAGGTCTTGGCCAACAAGTTGGAGGCTGTCACCTCAGGCGTGCAGGGCCTCCTCAGTCCCCTGAATTCATCCCTGGCCAACCTTGGGATGGGGCAGTGGCTTGTGTCAGAGGTGTTGCCCACCTGGGAACAAATAAGTGAGAAAGACCACCAGATGCTGTTGCGAGCACTGGGCATTGAACAAAATAACATCTCCCTTGCTCTTAGTTGCATCCAGGCCCAGATGTGGGTGCAGAGTGTCGTTGCAGGTATCCTGAGAAATGGTGACAACGGCGTCCTCCCCACTGAGATCCGAAAGATTGTGTGGGACGCGGCCACTGAGAAGGAGCGGCAGCTTCAAGCCTGGTGGAGGCTCGTCAACTTCACCCACGATCAGGTCCTCAATGCAGTCATCGCCCATGTCCTGACTGTGGCAGAGGCTCACATCGAAAAGGTCTACCCCATCGTGGCCCTGGGGGTTAACACAAATGGGTCCGTGGTCTACCCTCTGGACCACCGCATGTGGGCGAGGGTGTCTGATGGGAAGTGGCAATCGGTAGATTTGGAAGCCTGCATTTTGGAAAGAGGGCTAGGATTCATTTGTGAAGATGATGCCCTTAAGGCGAGTGATGTTTGCTTTGACACCAAAGAAGGGGTCTGTCACTTTGAGATCAATCCCCAGAGCAGTAATCAAACCGTGTTGGTGTACGTAGGGAAAGGGTGCGTGTGCTTTAGAACGATGTGTAAATACGTGCAAATTAATGAAGCTTATAATCAGACCGTGTTTAATGACTCAAATATGTGCGCTTGCAATGTAGCTGTTATTAGAGGTTGTGATTTTGTGTATAAGCCGCCTGTGTTTACTAGCCAATTGCTCATTAGAAACTATACCTTGTATCGTAGTATAACCCCGACCCCCATAGGTATGGATTTGTCACTTGTAAAAGAAATGTTAGAGCATGTGACTTTACAGCAGCTGTTAGAAAATGCTAAGGCAGAAGCTAAAAAGATCCTAATAACTGTACATCATGATGGTAATGTTATAAAACAGGTAATGGAACGAATTAAGAGGGTGGGAGAACACCACTGGTGGGAAGTTTTCTTTGGCTGGTCGCCCACGGCCACCGGCATCTTCAACACGCTGCTGCACCCCGTTGTAGTTCTACTGCTAATACAAATCTGTGTGTGCTTTGCCATGGTAGTGACTTGTTACTGGTTGAGGCAGGTGAAGCTCTGCATTGACAACCAGGTGAAAGACCTGGGGTTGGCCAAGcgcctcctaccatag